A stretch of DNA from Nocardioides sp. Arc9.136:
GGTGCAGACCCTGGTCGACGGTGACCGGCTGCAGGTGAGGTACGGCGCGCAGGACGTCTCGACCCACGAGTCCGGCGCCTACACCGGTGAGATCTCGGCCGGCATGCTGGCCAAGCTCGGGTGCTCCTACGTCGTCGTGGGGCACTCCGAGCGCCGCGAGCACCACGGCGAGACCGACGAGGTCGTCAACGCCAAGGCCCACCGCGCGCACGCCGCGGGGATGACCCCGATCGTCTGCGTGGGCGAGGGCCTCGAGACGCGCCAGGCCGCCGGCCACGTGGACTTCTGCGTGACGCAGGTGACGGGCTCGCTGGCCGGGTTCACGCCCGAGCAGGTGGCCGGCCTCGTGGTGGCCTACGAGCCCGTCTGGGCCATCGGCACCGGTGAGGTCGCCACGCCCGAGGACGCACAGGAGGTGTGCGCGGCGCTCCGCGCATGCATCCGCGAGTCCCACGGCGACGAGGCGGCCGACGGCGTGCGCGTGCTGTACGGCGGGTCGGTCAAGGCGGCGAACGTCGCCGGGATCATGGCGCAGACCGACGTCGACGGCTGCCTGGTCGGCGGCGCGAGCCTGCAGGCCGACGAGTTCAGCGGCATCTGCCGGTACTACGACATGCCGGTCCTGTGACCGGCCTGCGTTGACGTAGGATCCGAGCCGTGGAACTCCTCTTCACCGTCATCCTCATGATCACGAGCGCCTTCATGATCCTCCTCGTGCTGCTGCACAAGGGTCGCGGCGGCGGTCTGTCCGACATGTTCGGTGGTGGCGTCTCCAGCTCGCTGGGCGGATCCTCGGTCGCCGAGCGGAACCTCGACCGCCTCACGGTCGGCATCGGCGTCATCTGGTTCGCGACCGTCATCGCCCTGGGCCTCCTGCTGGCCTACCAGGGCTAGAAGCTCCGGAAAGGGAGTAAGCACGTGGCTGGTGGAGGAAACGCGATTCGCGGTAGTCGGGTCGGCGCTGGCCCGATGGGCGAGGCGGAGCGTGGCGAGGCCGCGCCGCGCCAGGCGATCACCTACTTCTGCTCCAACGAGCACCGCTCGGTGGTGACGTTCTCGGTCGAGGCGACCGTCCCGGAGTCCTGGGACTGCCCCAAGTGCGGCCTCCCGGCCAGCATGGACTCCGAGAACCCGCCGCCGGCGCCGAAGATCGAGCCCTACAAGACGCACCTGGCCTACGTGAAGGAGCGGCGCTCCGACAAGGAGGCCGCCGACATCCTCGACGAGGCGCTCCAGCTGCTGCGCTCCCGCCGGAAGTCCGGCGACCTGATCTTCTGAGGCCGACGGCTGGTCGGGCAGCGGGCACGAGTCCGCGCCGCTCGACCAGCGGTCGACCTCCGCCGGCGTCCCCGCGGTGCGCCGGGTCGGACGCGCCGGTCAGAGACGCGAGGCCGATGCCCGGTCGAGGAACCAGATGGTCTCCTCCTGACCGGCCACGCCGACGGCGGGGACCTCGTGCACGTCGGCCACCTCGCCACCCTCGCCGGTCCGCCCGGCCAGGGCGCGGGCGACGGCCTCGGCCTTCCCCTCGCCGCTGACCAGGAACCACAGCGCCCGGTTGCGGTTGAGCGCCTCGAAGGTCAGGCTCACCCGCTCCGGCGGCGGCTTGGGGGAGTCGTGCACCGCGACGGTCATCGCGTCGCGGACGTCGAGCGCCGGGTGGCCGGGGAACAGGCTGGCGACGTGGGCGTCGGGCCCCAGGCCGAGCATCACCACCTCGAACCCGCCGGCTCCGCTGGCGCGCAGCGCCTCGGCGTACGCCGCGGCGGCCTCCTCGACGCTGCCGCAGTCGGCGGTCGTCGGGACCTCGTGGACGTTCTCGTCGGGGACGCCGACGACCGAGAGGAACGCCTCCCGTGCCTGCCCGGCGTTGCGGTCGGACGACCCGGGGTCGACGTACCGCTCGTCGCCCCACCACACGACGACGCGGGTCCAGTCGACCTCCGAGGCCGGTGCCAAGCGGGCGATCTCACGGTGCACGACCTCGGCGATGGTGCCGCCGGTGAGCGCGACGTGAGGGACCCGACCGGCCTCCTGGGCGTCGGCGAGGCGGCTGAGCAGCTCGCCGGCGACGGCCGTGGCCAGTGCCTGGTCGTCGTCGTGGACCTCGATGCGGGGGGTGAGCGGAGTGGTCATCGGCGCCGGTTCTCCCGGTAGTAGGCGATCAGCGACCGCGTGGAGGGGTCCTGCTCGGCCAGCGCGTCGGCGTCGCCGGCGATCGCCGGGCCCACCTGCTGGGCCAGCTGCTTGCCGAGCTCGACGCCCCACTGGTCGAAGCTGTCGATGCCCCACACGACGCCCTGGGTGAAGGTGATGTGCTCGTAGAGCGCCACGAGCTGCCCGAGCACGGCCGGCGTGAGGTCCGGCGCCATGATCGAGGCGGTCGGCCGGTTGCCGGTGAACACGCGCGCCGGCACCACGGACTCCTCGGTGCCCTCGGCGCGCACCTCGTCGGCTGTCTTGCCGAAGGCCAGCGCCCGGGTCTGGGCCAGGAAGTTGGCGAGGAAGAGCTCGTGGACGTCGTTCTCGCCGTCCTGGAGCGGGTACGCCGGATTGGCGAAGGCGATGAAGTCCGCCGGCACGAGCCGGGTCCCCTGGTGGATGAGCTGGTAGAAGGCGTGCTGCCCGTTGGTGCCCGGCTCGCCCCAGAACACCTCGCCGGTGTCGGTCGTGACCGGGGTGCCGTCCCAGCGGACGCCCTTGCCGTTGGACTCCATGGTCAGCTGCTGGAGGTACGCCGGGAACCGGTGCAGCAGCTGGGAGTAGGGGAGGACCGCGTGGGTCTGGGCGCCGAGGAGGTCGGTGTACCAGACGTTGAGCAGCCCCATCAGGACCGGCACGTTGCGTGCGGTCTCGGCGGTGCGGAAGTGCTCGTCCATCGCGTGGAAGCCGGCGAGCAGCTCGGCGAAGCGCTCGGGGCCGATCGCGACCACCAGGGAGGTCCCGATGGCGGAGTCGAGGGAGTAGCGGCCGCCGACCCAGTCCCAGAACCCGAAGGCGTTCTCGGGGTCGATGCCGAAGTCGGCGACCTTGTCCAGCGCGGTCGAGACCGCGACGAAGTGCCGCGCCACCGCGGCGTCCGCGTCGAGGCCGCCGTCGAGACCGCGCAGCCCGTCGAGCAGCCACTGCTTGCACAGCCGGGCGTTCGTGAGCGTCTCCAGCGTGCCGAAGGTCTTGCTGGAGACGACGAACAGCGTCGTGGCCGGGTCGAGCCCGGCCAGCGTGGTGGCGGCGTCGGTGGGGTCGATGTTGCTGATGAAGCGGCACTCGAGGCCCTCCTGGCGGTACGCCGCCAGCGCCTCGTACGCCATCACCGGACCCAGGTCGGAGCCGCCGATGCCGATGTTGACGACCGTGCGGACCCGCTCGCCGGTGGCGCCGGTCCACTCGCCGCTGCGCACCCGCTCGGCGAAGGCGTACACGCGGCCGAGGACCTCGTGGACGTCGGCCAGGACGTCCTGGCCGTCGACGCGGGGCCGGCGGTCGGCCGGG
This window harbors:
- the pgl gene encoding 6-phosphogluconolactonase — translated: MTTPLTPRIEVHDDDQALATAVAGELLSRLADAQEAGRVPHVALTGGTIAEVVHREIARLAPASEVDWTRVVVWWGDERYVDPGSSDRNAGQAREAFLSVVGVPDENVHEVPTTADCGSVEEAAAAYAEALRASGAGGFEVVMLGLGPDAHVASLFPGHPALDVRDAMTVAVHDSPKPPPERVSLTFEALNRNRALWFLVSGEGKAEAVARALAGRTGEGGEVADVHEVPAVGVAGQEETIWFLDRASASRL
- the tpiA gene encoding triose-phosphate isomerase; the protein is MAATRTPLMAGNWKMNLNHQEAVVLVQKLAWTLSDKRHDYAKAEVVVVPPFTDLRSVQTLVDGDRLQVRYGAQDVSTHESGAYTGEISAGMLAKLGCSYVVVGHSERREHHGETDEVVNAKAHRAHAAGMTPIVCVGEGLETRQAAGHVDFCVTQVTGSLAGFTPEQVAGLVVAYEPVWAIGTGEVATPEDAQEVCAALRACIRESHGDEAADGVRVLYGGSVKAANVAGIMAQTDVDGCLVGGASLQADEFSGICRYYDMPVL
- the secG gene encoding preprotein translocase subunit SecG codes for the protein MELLFTVILMITSAFMILLVLLHKGRGGGLSDMFGGGVSSSLGGSSVAERNLDRLTVGIGVIWFATVIALGLLLAYQG
- the pgi gene encoding glucose-6-phosphate isomerase, coding for MTDAPVDPTGTSAWARLASLAEGFSPDLREWFDRDPGRTERLTFTAGDLLIDLSKSLVDDDVLAALLDLADEVGLAARREAMFAGERINVTEDRAVLHTALRLPADAPADRRPRVDGQDVLADVHEVLGRVYAFAERVRSGEWTGATGERVRTVVNIGIGGSDLGPVMAYEALAAYRQEGLECRFISNIDPTDAATTLAGLDPATTLFVVSSKTFGTLETLTNARLCKQWLLDGLRGLDGGLDADAAVARHFVAVSTALDKVADFGIDPENAFGFWDWVGGRYSLDSAIGTSLVVAIGPERFAELLAGFHAMDEHFRTAETARNVPVLMGLLNVWYTDLLGAQTHAVLPYSQLLHRFPAYLQQLTMESNGKGVRWDGTPVTTDTGEVFWGEPGTNGQHAFYQLIHQGTRLVPADFIAFANPAYPLQDGENDVHELFLANFLAQTRALAFGKTADEVRAEGTEESVVPARVFTGNRPTASIMAPDLTPAVLGQLVALYEHITFTQGVVWGIDSFDQWGVELGKQLAQQVGPAIAGDADALAEQDPSTRSLIAYYRENRRR
- a CDS encoding RNA polymerase-binding protein RbpA, with translation MAGGGNAIRGSRVGAGPMGEAERGEAAPRQAITYFCSNEHRSVVTFSVEATVPESWDCPKCGLPASMDSENPPPAPKIEPYKTHLAYVKERRSDKEAADILDEALQLLRSRRKSGDLIF